Sequence from the Christiangramia fulva genome:
ATTTGACCTGGTAGAGGTTTCCAAGATCCGGGTATCCAGTTTCGAAATCGATGTAGTAAGTTTAGCACGAGATTGCTTTCCATACCCGGTAACTACCACTTCGTCAAGGCTGGCTAAGTCTTCTTTCATTGAAACGTTTATTTCAGATTCAGTTCCAACTACCTTTTTTTGAGTTTCAAACCCCAAAAAACTGAAAACCAGAATATCCCCTGGAGTCGCTTTGATATTATATTTACCATCAAAATCGGTTTGGGTTCCTGTGGTTGTGTTTTCAATAACCACATTAACCCCCGCCAAAGGCATCTGATTTCCATCTGTCACTAATCCGGTGATTTCCTTTTCCTGAGCTAAGGCCGAAACCCCAAGCAGTAAAACAAAAAGGAAAATTCCAGTACTCTTAATTTTTTCAATAGCTGTTTTGATCGAAGGCAAACAACTTAGAAAAAAAGAATTGAAATCTTTTTTCAAGTAATAAGGATTCATAAGTTTTTAGTTTTCGTTTAAGAAATAATTAACAAGGGACAATTTAAGCATTGTTTTATGTATTACATAATAAATATCAAAAAAAATTATAAAACTTTCGAGTTCTTACTTAAAAAATTTGAAATACCTAGTTGACCGAATTCCTCTCTTACCTCTTGAAGCTCTTTATCTGTAAGGGTTGGATGGGGAAAACGAGAAGGTCCGCAATCAATTCCAAGGGATTTCATAAAGCTTTTTCCTCCCCCATTAAAGCTTCCGGCCCGGCTCAAAATTTGTACAAATTTTAGTACAAAAGATTGCAGCTCTCGAGCCTGGGATAAATCAGTATCATAAAATTGATCGGCAATCGATTGATATAAAGGCATTAAATGATTAAAAGTACTTCCCACCCAACCTTTGGCACCTGCCGCCAAACTAGGAAGGAAAGCTTCATCAACACCAAAAAAGATATCCTTTCCCCCCGCCTGATCGTTGGTTTCTTGGAAAGAGACAAGGTTATTTTCGGTAAACTTTATTCCTGCAAAATTTTCAATGCATTGCGAAGCCCGTTTTAAAAATTCGACCATATTAAAATTAACACCTGTAAGTGCAGGCAAATGATAGTAGTAAAATGGCAGATCAGGAGCACAAGCAGCTATTTCCTCACAATATTTTACCAGCTGATCCAGAGAGGATGGCTTAAAATAAAAAGGAGCAATTGCAGCAATGGCATCCGCCTTTCCCTGTGAATGGAATGCTAATCGTTTAGCTTCCTCCAAACTGGTATCTCCAACGTGATTAATTAGTGTTAAGGCGCCTTTGTGCTCTTTCCAGGCTTCAAGTAGTTGCATTCTTTCATCGGTACTCAGGGACACAAAATCACCAGTTGATCCATTTATAAAAATACCATGGACCTTATTCTCCTGTAGATACAGGCCATAATCAGGCACCACTTCAGGGTTCAAAGAAAGATCTTTTTTAAAAGGGGTGTAAGTAGCAGCAAAAATTTGCATATTATTAAGCATTATGTTATACATATAAACAAATAAAAACTATTTTTTTTTATTTTTAAAGGATTTGAAGAAAAAACTTATAAACCTCAGAAAATTGAGAAGCTCTTTCCTTGCAGTTCATTTTTGTTCGTCCTGTAAAGGTTACCTCGGCAAAATCTGAAGTACGCTGTGTTTTCCTTTTTATTTCACATTTCACGCCGGGAAATCGTATCACTAAAGAGTCGGAAAATCGCTGTTGTTGGTATAAATCAAATTCCGCCTCCAGAAGCCCCAGTAGCTTCATATATCTGCCAGGTCCTGCTGTCTCGAATTTCATTTGAAACAGGAAAGTCCTACCTGTGGTCTTCCAATTTTCGGCTCCTATATCCTTTCTTCTTTGAGGGTTCATAGCTGTTCAACTTAAGGCATTCGAAAAATTTATAGCTTCATTCGCTTAAATGCTTCCATGGCTGCATATTTTGCTAATCCCAGGTCCCTGTATTTGATAGCCGTTTCTTTGTTACGATCCTCGGCCCGGACCCAAAACTCCCGAATGTCTTCTCCCTGAAACATGACTCCATCCTTTTGAGATTGATGAAAAAATATGGCCTGCCTTTTTTTCAATACCTGATCAGGACTTAAAGGAACAGCCATATCTATTTCATGTAACTCAAATTCATGCCATGCTCCTCTATAAAGCCATAACCAGCAATCTGCCATGTAATCCCGATCTTTTAATTCTGCCAATGATTCGAGAATTATATCCAGACACACCTTATGAGTGCCATGAGGATCGGCAAGATCTCCAGCGGCATAAATTTGGTGGGGTTCTATCTGATCAATCAATTCTTTAACTATATCAATATCTTTTTGAGACAAAGGATTTTTCTTGATTGTACCGGTTTCATAAAAGGGAAGGTTCAAAAAATGTACATTAGTATCTGGCAATCCTTCAAATCTTGTGGCCCCTAAAGATTCATTCTTGCGAATAAGTGTTTTTAATCGCCTTACCTGTTCACTATTAATTTCGTTTTCTTTTCTTTGTTTCAGTTCCAGGATTAAAGGCGCCAATTTTTGTTTGTCCATATCGCTCGCAAATTCCCAGGCTATTTCAGCGAATTTAAGAGCTTCATGATCGGCAACTGCAATATTCCCCGAAGTCTGATAAGCTACATGAACCTCATGACCCTGCTCAACCAGACGATCAAAGGTCCCTCCCATAGAAATAACATCATCATCAGGGTGTGGGCTGAATATCAATATTCTTTTGGTCTTTGGAAGTGCTCTTTCGGGGCGATTCGTGTCATCAGCATTATACTTACCTCCTGGCCACCCGGTGATCGTTTGTTGCATTCTATTAAACATACCGATGTTCAAATTGTAAGCAGATCCTTCCTGAGCCAGTAAATCCGACATTCCATAGTCATTGTAATCTTTGTCAGTAAGATTTAAGATAGCCTTCCTGACTTTTTGGGATAACCAGATGATCCCTTTGTTTTTTAATTCTTCCGACCAGTTACAGGATCCTACCAGCCAGGGAGTCTTAATACGGGTTAATTCCGAAGCGGCACCTTTATCAAGTACAAAAGTGGTATTTTGATGATTTTGAAGGTAAGTAGCCGGAATAGCACTGGAAATTTCACCTTCTATAGACTTTTTTATGATATCTGCTTTATTTTGTCCCCACGCCAAAAGCACAATTCTATGAGCTCTTTTGAGTGTATTAATACCCATAGTTATAGCTTTTCTGGGGACGTTTGAAATTCCGTGAAAAGATGAAGCAGCATCAGATCTGGTTAAATAATCCAGGGTTATTATTCGGGTTCCGGAGTTATAATGAGAACCGGGTTCATTGAAACCTATATGACCGGTTCGACCAATACCCAAAAGTTGAAAATCAATTCCACCCGCGTTCTTAATATTCTCTTCATAATCCAAACAATAGTTCATCAACTTATCCTGAGGAATGCTCCCATCGGGAATATGGATGTTTTCGGGACGGATATTAATATGTTTGAACAGATGTTCGTGCATGAAATAATGATAACTATGTACATTATTTCTATCCATGGGCCAGTATTCATCCAGGTTGAAGGTGATGACGTTGTCAAAGTCTAGTCCTTCTTCCTTGTGGAGTCTCACCAATTCCGCATAGACATTAATTGGGGAAGAACCCGTGGCAAGTCCTAGAACGCAGTTTTCCCCTTGCTGCCGCTTTGATATAATTAATTCGGCAATTTCTTTTGCTACCAGTTTAGAGGCATCCGCAGAGTTTAAAAAAATTTCATTATGGATTTTTTCAAAACGAGTCTCTTCGAATTTACCGGGAGATTTATAAAGGATATTCTGATATTCTTTTTCAAGGATTTTCATAGTATGCTAACTTTTTTGAACTTTCTTCAAATTTTGTTTTATGTTATACTTGTTGATAGGATAAATTTTTTACTCCTTAGGAATTATTTTAAAATGAAAATGATATTCTTTATCGCTTAGTAAATACTTTGATAATGCCAATGCACCCCAGCTATTGTTACCTCCCAGGCCTTGTTGTGCCGAATCCAGGAACAAACTAGTGAGGTTTCGAGATTTAATTTCAGCAGCATGGCGCTGGTTTTTTTCAAGACCATCATCTAAGTCCTTCATTAAATAATGTAAGGCTGTAAAATTAAAAAGCTCTTCTCCAAGGATATGAAGAGTCACATTTTTGCTTTTGATATTTAGCCAGCGTACGTCGCTTTTATTGCCCGTTTCCTGAGGCCGTATATACGGATAATATTGCTCAGAAACGCTTTGATTATATCTACCCACGAATGCAGAAACCTTACGGTCTGAATAATTCTCGAAAGGACCTCTTCCATAGTATTCGATTGCACTGAAATCTTCAGGTAAAATCATTTGCATTCCTACCCGAAAGGGCATAGGAGATTTATCGCTTAAAGTCAAATCTCCCCTGACTGACAGAACTCCGTCAGCATTGATTAAATAGGTGAGTTTCAATTGCGAATCCACGTTTGCAAGGTAATAGCCCGCAACAATTTTTATCACTCCTTTTTCTTTAGTAGACTCGAAATCCTTGAGTATCATCTCCTTTACAACTTCCCTCCAGGGAGCTAACCTTTTCTGAAGTCCCGCCCCATAATCATTATCTGTTGGTGCTCGCCAAAAATTCGGTTGCAAAGCGAATCCCTTTTTAAGGATGTTTTTTCCTTTGAAGGCATATTCCTTTAAAAATCCACTCTCACTGTCAAATAGAAATTGGGCCTTGCCGGAGGAAATAATTAATGCCTGGGCCGTCTTTTTTATATTCTGAGCTCCCCTTGACCTTACATCCATTACATTTTTCCAGTCACCGGTAAGTTTGAGTTGATCGGTGGCCACAGGAAATCCTTTTTTCAAAAGCTCACTATCCTTTTTTAAATTATATGTAGTCGTGAGGAAAGCTTCCTGGAATTTTTGTTTCGGAAGTGCCAGAGGTAAGGTAATTTCAACAGTATCCTGTGGCTTCACCTTTAAATTTGATATACTTCCTTTTTGCTGTATTTTTCCATCAACCGATAGTTCCCAGTGAAGAACGACCTCTGATAAGTCCTTAAAAAAGTGTTCATTATATATAGAAATCACCCCAGAGGGGTCTTTTAAGGAGGTATGTATGTCCTGGTAGACATGCTTTACCTCCCACGAATGTGGATTAGGATGGCGCTCGGGACTAAAAATTCCGTTATTCAGAA
This genomic interval carries:
- a CDS encoding dihydrodipicolinate synthase family protein — protein: MYNIMLNNMQIFAATYTPFKKDLSLNPEVVPDYGLYLQENKVHGIFINGSTGDFVSLSTDERMQLLEAWKEHKGALTLINHVGDTSLEEAKRLAFHSQGKADAIAAIAPFYFKPSSLDQLVKYCEEIAACAPDLPFYYYHLPALTGVNFNMVEFLKRASQCIENFAGIKFTENNLVSFQETNDQAGGKDIFFGVDEAFLPSLAAGAKGWVGSTFNHLMPLYQSIADQFYDTDLSQARELQSFVLKFVQILSRAGSFNGGGKSFMKSLGIDCGPSRFPHPTLTDKELQEVREEFGQLGISNFLSKNSKVL
- the nagB gene encoding glucosamine-6-phosphate deaminase, producing MKILEKEYQNILYKSPGKFEETRFEKIHNEIFLNSADASKLVAKEIAELIISKRQQGENCVLGLATGSSPINVYAELVRLHKEEGLDFDNVITFNLDEYWPMDRNNVHSYHYFMHEHLFKHINIRPENIHIPDGSIPQDKLMNYCLDYEENIKNAGGIDFQLLGIGRTGHIGFNEPGSHYNSGTRIITLDYLTRSDAASSFHGISNVPRKAITMGINTLKRAHRIVLLAWGQNKADIIKKSIEGEISSAIPATYLQNHQNTTFVLDKGAASELTRIKTPWLVGSCNWSEELKNKGIIWLSQKVRKAILNLTDKDYNDYGMSDLLAQEGSAYNLNIGMFNRMQQTITGWPGGKYNADDTNRPERALPKTKRILIFSPHPDDDVISMGGTFDRLVEQGHEVHVAYQTSGNIAVADHEALKFAEIAWEFASDMDKQKLAPLILELKQRKENEINSEQVRRLKTLIRKNESLGATRFEGLPDTNVHFLNLPFYETGTIKKNPLSQKDIDIVKELIDQIEPHQIYAAGDLADPHGTHKVCLDIILESLAELKDRDYMADCWLWLYRGAWHEFELHEIDMAVPLSPDQVLKKRQAIFFHQSQKDGVMFQGEDIREFWVRAEDRNKETAIKYRDLGLAKYAAMEAFKRMKL